The following is a genomic window from Thalassophryne amazonica chromosome 14, fThaAma1.1, whole genome shotgun sequence.
TCCTCTAGGTAAGCCCCGAACTTGCAGTGTTCCGATAGCTTCTTGAGCACTGCTACATACTGCGCTACCGTTTCTCCTTCCCCCTGATTTCACTTGTGGAACCTGAACCTTTCAGCTATAACAAGCGGTTTCGGTGTGAAGTGATCTTTAAGCACAGTCACTACCTGTTCGTAAGTCTTTGTACCAGATGCCACAGGAGCTACTAAGCTACGAAGCAGTCCATATGTTTTAGGTCCCATCACACTGAACAGTACTGAAACGTTCTTAGCCTCATGAATGTCATTAGCCACCACATAATGCTCAAAATGTTCAATATATGTTGCCCATTGCTCCCCAGACTCATCGAAAACGTCCATCTGTCCATATATTCCAGCCATCATATGTGTTCCTGGGATTACTTGCACTGTAGACAAACTTGAAGCACTTGATGCCCTTGAATCCGTTGACGTAGCACTAGCTGTCCTCGGGTCATCCGATGACGGCTGGCTCATAGTTGATTAGCACATTAGCTATCCAAAAACGCGGGTGTTCATTTCGGTCCAAAACTTGCACCAAGCTGACTAACTTTCACAGCCAGCCGATGAAAAGTATTCCGAAACACACGACTCGTCGCCAATTTATATTATGTTGCTCCCTTCTAGTATAACTAAGTAAACATTATTACTCGACACACAGAGCACAGAGGACAACTTCCTGCTGGTTCAGTCACTTCCTTTATTGCCCTAACTGGTAGCTATGGTTACATTCAGGGTTCCTATATGCCCTAATGGCAGTCTGCCCTCTGGTGGTAAGTATTAGTAGGACATCTCTAGGTTCATACATAATTGTGACTTCCATTATTACTGACACAGGGTCTTTACTGTCTTCTAGTGTCAGCTCATAAAAGGATCATCTTGCTGGGACAAACTGGAACTGAGAAAAACAGCCTCACTGAGATCCTGACTAAAGATAACGTGCATGAAGTAAACCATTCTGCAGACTCAGGAACATGTAAATgccaaaataaaaaatccacaacTGTCACTGAAAGATCAATCACTGTGATTGATGCTCCGGGTTTCTTTGACACAAAACTGCCCGAGAAGAAACTGAAAGAAGAGATCTTGCTGTGTATGATCGAGTCTTCTCCTGGGCCCCACGCTTTTCTCATTCTGCTTCAAGTAGATAAATTTACAGAAGAGGAGAAGGCAGTCATCAAAAAAATAGATAAATATTTCTCAGAAGAATCTTACAAATATGCTACAGTTGTCTTAACTCGTGGTGATCGGTTCCCTGAAGGAATGAAGATTGAACAGtttctttatcaaagatatgATCTGAGAGATCTGGTGAAGAAATGTGGTGGCCGATGTCACGTCTTCGACAGTGAAAAGTGGAAGAAATCACAGGACGACTACAAGTTCCAGGTGGCTGACCTGTTCAAGACAATTGACAAGACTATAGAAGAAAACAAAGGAGCCTACCTCACCAATGAGATGTTCCAAAAGGTGGAGAAACaaatagcagaagaagaaaaccacATCAGAAAGTCATCAGCTAACCTGACGGCAGAAGAGATcagaaaacaagcaaaaaaacaaacccttcatacgttgatgaatgtttatgctTCAACTCCCACAAGAGAACTGATGGTTGCTCTTTTCACTTTGCCAATAGTTGTACTGGCATTCGTTACAGGAGCAGCAGCATTTGCATTCGTTACAGGAGCAGCAGCATTTGCATTAGCTACAGGAGCAGCAGTAGTCCTTGGAGGACCAGC
Proteins encoded in this region:
- the LOC117524993 gene encoding GTPase IMAP family member 7-like, which translates into the protein MNKCRSRQRTKINIELNSRAKSTSFVPVIMPVSAHKRIILLGQTGTEKNSLTEILTKDNVHEVNHSADSGTCKCQNKKSTTVTERSITVIDAPGFFDTKLPEKKLKEEILLCMIESSPGPHAFLILLQVDKFTEEEKAVIKKIDKYFSEESYKYATVVLTRGDRFPEGMKIEQFLYQRYDLRDLVKKCGGRCHVFDSEKWKKSQDDYKFQVADLFKTIDKTIEENKGAYLTNEMFQKVEKQIAEEENHIRKSSANLTAEEIRKQAKKQTLHTLMNVYASTPTRELMVALFTLPIVVLAFVTGAAAFAFVTGAAAFALATGAAVVLGGPAVVGIAVVGWFIGKMM